Proteins from a genomic interval of Gadus morhua chromosome 21, gadMor3.0, whole genome shotgun sequence:
- the LOC115534010 gene encoding uncharacterized protein LOC115534010, whose amino-acid sequence MHYLFHNTPARRDDFIALTKSSVFPLPFCGHRWIENLPVVERAIEVWPSLVTYVDAVRTKKVPNPGTASFDTIEAAKQDPLILPKLQFFMAISRTFTPFLTKYQTDAPVMPFLCKDLVELFQSMLRRFVKREHLQNITPVQLVRLDVADQKIWVNLKEADIGLGAEAALKDLQRKNSIGELTALEFRKDCVKGMSNILKKVQDKSPLKYPIVRQVACLDPTAMYSDPDWCQGRMRSVVQKFLQDKQLSRGVAAGMNSS is encoded by the exons ATGCACTACCTATTTCATAACACACCAGCAAGGAGGGATGACTTCATTGCCCTCACCAAATCCTCAGTCTTCCCGCTACCATTCTGTGGGCATCGGTGGATTGAAAACCTGCCAGTTGTAGAAAGGGCCATAGAG GTATGGCCTTCACTGGTGACATACGTGGATGCAGTGCGGACAAAGAAGGTTCCAAACCCTGGAACAGCCTCATTTGACACCATAGAAGCAGCCAAGCAAGATCCACTCATCTTGCCTAAGCTACAATTCTTCATGGCCATCTCAAGGACGTTCACTCCCTTTCTGACGAAGTATCAGACTGACGCACCAGTCATGCCATTCCTTTGCAAGGACTTGGTGGAGTTGTTCCAG AGTATGCTTAGGCGTTTTGTCAAGAGGGAGCATCTCCAAAACATCACTCCAGTGCAGCTGGTGAGGCTGGATGTGGCTGACCAAAAGATCTGGGTCAACTTGAAGGAAGCTGACATAGGCTTGGGTGCAGAGGCAGCCCTGAAG GACCTCCAGAGAAAGAACAGCATAGGAGAGCTCACTGCCCTAGAGTTTAGGAAGGACTGCGTGAAGGGTATGTCAAATATCCTAAAGAAAGTCCAGGACAAGAGCCCCCTGAAGTACCCTATTGTGAGACAGGTGGCATGCCTGGACCCCACAGCCATGTACTCCGACCCGGACTGGTGCCAGGGAAGAATGAGGAGTGTAGTGCAGAAATTCCTGCAAGACAAGCAGTTGTCCAGAGGTGTCGCTGCTGGTATGAATAGTTCATAG